TCAGCAGTTAGTAACTAAACCTCAAAAAGTTACTCCTCGAAAGTTTGAGAGCTTCTTAGCACCATCCCCTGTTTATAAACCCAAAAATTAATACATCACAAATTATTATGACGCTGCCACCTGCTAATACACCTCTATATAACCATCCCTTACCTGACATTGAGCAATGGCTGAGATCTCAAGGATGTGAACAAGACCGCACCGAATTACACTGCTGGCGAATCGAATTCCAGTCTTGGAAAGCAGAGTTATTTCTCGATATTGAAGAGTTAACTGTGCGTTATCTCAAAGCAGGCGAAGGTGGACGTGATATTCAACGCTCCTTCAAATACTCCCTGACTCGCAAGGATATTGAGCAAGCTGTTTTCGCTGGCCCATAGAGAATCAATTAACAATTATCAATGACCAATTATCAATAGACCTCTCCATAAATTAGATATCAGTCCAAGGCACAGCAAGTTTTAAGCTTAATTCTTGGAGATATAATTGTTAATTGTTCATACTTTCCCAAATCTACGATCGCGCTTTTGATAAGCACATAAAGCTCGATGAAATTCTGCTCGGTCAAAATCTGGCCACAAAGTTTCTGTGATATAAAATTCTGCATAAGCTAATTGCCATAGCAAAAAGTTACTAATTCGCATCTCTCCACTTGTACGAATTAATAAATCTGGATCGCTCAAATTAGCAGTATAGAGATGTTTAGCAAACACAGTTTCATCAATAGCGTCAGGTTGTAGTAAACCTTGCTGCACCTGTAGTGCGATCGCTTGACAAGCTTGCAAAATTTCTTGTCTTCCACCGTAATTCGTTGCCACAGTAAAACAAATGCCTTGATTATTGGCAGTAACCTCCATTGAACGCTCAATTTCTGCTTGCAGCGACGATGGTAGCGCCCCTAAATCTCCCACAAACCTAATTCTGACGTTTTCCTGAATCATCTCCTCCAGTTCGCGCCGTAACACCCGCTCAAACAACATCATCAAAAAATTAACTTCTTCCAACGGACGACCCCAATTTTCCGTAGAGAAAGCATACGCGGTAAGTGCTGGAATGCCCCAGTCCCGACAACAGCGCAGCAAATCTTTCAGGGCATCAACCCCCCGTCGATGCCCCATAATTCGGGGTAAACCTCGATGTTTAGCCCACCTGCCATTTCCATCCATAATTACCGCTACGTGCTGAGGCAGGCGGTTTTGATCGATATCGACTGGTAACTCTTTTAAAATAATTGGCTTGGAAGTCATTTCTTCTGTTGAGAAGTGGATGACGGCAGACGAAAAACACGGCGTAAAATTGTCTGCCCTCTAACGAGAATTTTGCGCCCCAGACTGCGTAAACCAGGTGCGACTGCTTTCTCATCACGGGCTGGAGAAAATTTCGCCTCCAGCAATTCTTTAAGTTTACTGCTGGTCAATGGTCGATTGAGTATTCCTCTTTCTGCCAAGGAAATCGAACCTGTTTCTTCAGATACAACAATACAGACACAATTTCCGACTCTTTCAGTAATTCCCATTGCCGCCCTATGGCGTGTACCCAACTGTCGCGAAGCTGTACGATCCGAAAGTGGCAAAATTACCCCAGCAGCAACAATGCGATCGCCACTTATAAAAACCGCTCCATCGTGTAATAGTGTTGTTGTCTGAAAAATAGTCTGCAACAGTTCTCTAGAAAGTTCGGCATTAAGTTTAACACCTGGCACAGAAAAATCGCGCTCATCTATCGGGCTATTAGTTTCCAAAATCATCAGCGCACCTGTACGGTTTTGCGACAATTCTTTGACCGCATCCACCATCTCATCGATCACACTATCTGGTTTCGGAATAGCACGACGGACAGGTTGAAATAACTGCAAAATTTGTCCTCGCCCTAACTGTTCTAAAAAGCGGCGAAACTCCGATTGAAATACCACCGCTATTGCCAGTGCAGAGCCAAGCACCAATTTTTCCAGCACAAAACTTAACAATTCGAGCTTTAGTTGTTTACTGACTGCGGCTGCTAGCATTAGGACAATTAAGCCTCGCGCCATCCACAGCGTACGTCGCTCCCCAATAATGAGTAGCACTAGATATGTGAGGGCTAGAACTAATCCTAAATCTACACTGTGAAGCAGTAAGGATTTAGTCCAAGCGGGGTCATAACCAGGACCCGAAGGCATTGAACGTTTATCAACTTAGCTAAAGTTGGCTGATCTGAAGCGGTTAGTAATTAGCTAGCAGCTAACGACTAACCGCTTCTCATGGGTTGATTTTATGCTATTTAGTACCTTAAGCGCTTAACAATCATCAGTTATTAGTTACTAGATAGCAATTTATTGTTAACTGTTGACTATTGACTGTTTACTGACCAAGCGTTCGGGTAAGCGATCATGTCTAATTAAATCTTCGTTGGTTTCCCTCTGCAAGATTAGATTTGCTTCCCCGTTATTAACTAAAACTGCTGCTGGACGAGGTAAGCGGTTGTAATTGGAAGACATACTGTAGTTATAAGCACCTGTACCCATAACTACCAAAATATCTCCTACTTCAGTTTTAGGCAGTTGGGCATCCTTAATTAAAATATCTCCAGATTCACAGTGCTTACCAGCAATTGTCACTGTTTCTGTAGCCTCAGCAGACATTTTATTAGCAATAACTGCTCGGTAGCGAGACTGATAGGTAATTGGGCGGGGGTTGTCAGACATTCCACCATCAACTGCTACATAAGTGCGAATATCTGGAACTACTTTAGTGCTGCCTACAGTATAAGCAGTAACGCAAGCAGTACCAATTAGCGATCGCCCTGGTTCACAAAGTAATTTCGGCAGAGGTATTTGCTGATGTTCACAAGCTTTAACGACAGCTTCACAAACACCTTTTACCCATTCCTCAATACTAGGAGGATCATCTGATTCTGTATAACGAATTCCTAAGCCACCGCCAACATTTAATTCTGATAATTGCAAACCATACTTGGCTGCTTTATCGAACCACTCAACCATTACACCAGCTAAATCTTGATGCGGTTGGCGCTCAAAAATTTGTGAGCCAATGTGAGCGTGTAAACCTATACAATTTAACGCAGAATTTTTGCTGAGAAAAGTAAATACTTGCTCAATTTGGTTAGGATCAAAACCAAACTTACTGTCCAAATGACCAGTGCGAATGTACTCGTGGGTATGACATTCAATCCCTGGAGTTAAGCGCAGCATGATTTTGATTGGTTTGCTAGAGTTGGAATTTGCGATCGCTACCAAATTCTGCAACTCTAACCAATTATCTACTACAATCGTACAGCCGGATTGAATCGCTAATTCCAGTTCAGCAATTGATTTATTATTGCCATGAAAATAAATTTTCTTCGGACTGACACCTGCTTGCACAGCAGTGTATAATTCACCACCTGATACTACATCAATACCTAAACCCACACTTGCTGCGATCGCGCAGACAGCAAGGCAATTCCAAGCCTTAGAAGCATATAAAATCTGCGACTGACCAGGATAATACCTGAAAAGCGCATCGTTATACTGACTGCAAGTAGTCAAAAGCGTCGTTTCATCCAAAATATATAAAGGTGAACCGAATTGCTGCACTAATGTTGTGACATCACAGCCACCAATTTCTAAGCAGTCGCGATTGTTAACTTCAGCAGTTATAGGTAAAAGTTCTTGATTCGGTGAGCGATTTGCCTGATTTTTCGGTAGATACTGAAGCCCAGAATTTTGAACCTCAACCGTGTGAGTCGTTACCATAATGTGATGTTTTTTTCGTAAGTTAGGACTGAGGGCTGAGGACTAAGTTAGCGATCAACAGTGAGAAGCCATGAGTTATTAACCATCATTTCTTCCCAGAATCTTCCCTAGCAGGGTAAGCGGGAGCTTGCAACTTAAAAATACATAATTCCTAGTTAATAAATTTTAACTCTTTACTCCTCACCCCTTACTTTTAACTTAGAACTTTTTGAGCATGAATTGTCGTCTTTTCTTAATGTAAAATAAGATATTGTGTCTTTTTTAGAACTTAAACCACTAAAAGCTGAACAGCTTCCAGCCGTAGTCGAGCTTGACCAACTTTGTTTCGGTGGTCATTGGACATTAGACGGGTATCGACGAGAGTTGGAAAGTAGTACCAGTCATTTCCTGACTGTTTGTCTAGGATCTGCTCGTGTTGATTGCAAGAGCCAAAGTAATTACGATCTTGAAACCTCTAATAATTCTCAATCAGCGCAGCTAACCGCACAACAAAGCAACACCTTAAATTCCAACTCATCGGGCGTAGCAACGCGTAATGAAGCCGAAATCCCCTCTCAATTAATTGGTTTAGGCTGTTTTTGGTCAATTTTAGAAGAAGCTCATATTACACTGCTAGCTGTCCATCCTAAATATCAAAATCAAGGGTTGGGTAAGTTGTTGTTTTATGGTTTACTGTATCTGGCTCATCAACAAGGATTAGAGCGGGCAACCTTAGAAGTCCGAGTATCTAATCAAACAGCGCTGTCTCTATATAAAAAGTTTGGATTTCAGGAGGTGGGTAAGCGTCGCCGCTACTACCAAGATACTGGTGAAGATGCTTTAATTTTATGGCGGAATCATTTAGCATCTGCTGAATTCAACAAAATATTAATGGAATGGCAGCAGGAAATTAAGGCGAACTTGGATACTAAAGGCTGGAATTTATTAATTTCAGACCACCGCTTCCAAAACAATAAATAAATTTAATCGTCAAAAATCACTACCAAAACAGAAGCTATGTAATTTAAGCCAGAACCAAGCTGATTGCTATTTAATACAACAGTAGTAGGGAAACTACTACAAAATTCGGCGCTATTATGGCATCTTATACACCAGCCGAGAGATTTCCCTATGTTAGAATCAGCGTACACTGGCAAGCAGCAGGTGATGGAAAAAAGCCATGTTTGAACGCTTTACAGAAAAAGCCATAAAGGTAATCATGCTGGCCCAGGAAGAAGCACGTCGCCTGGGGCATAATTTTGTCGGTACAGAGCAAATTCTCCTGGGTCTGATCGGGGAAGGAACTGGTGTCGCCGCCAAAGTTTTAAAGTCAATGGGTGTCAACCTCAAAGACGCTCGTATTGAAGTAGAAAAAATTATAGGTCGAGGCTCTGGTTTCGTGGCGGTGGAAATTCCCTTCACCCCAAGAGCCAAGCGCGTTCTAGAGTTATCCTTAGAAGAAGCTCGTCAGCTAGGGCATAACTACATCGGCACCGAACACCTGCTTCTGGGGCTAATTCGAGAAGGGGAAGGCGTTGCTGCCAGAGTATTAGAAAATCTAGGCGTTGACCTTTCTAAGGTACGGACGCAAGTGATTCGGATGCTCGGAGAAACGGCAGAAGTAGGCGCTGGTGCGAGTAGCCAAGGTAGAACAAAAACTCCAACCCTGGACGAATTTGGCTCTAACCTCACCCAGATGGCAGCAGACGGGAAGCTTGACCCTGTGGTGGGGCGGAGTAAAGAAATTGAACGAGTGATCCAAATTTTGGGTCGTCGTACCAAGAATAACCCAGTGTTGATTGGGGAACCAGGGGTTGGTAAAACTGCGATCGCAGAAGGTTTAGCCCAACGCATCGCTAACAACGATATTCCTGACATCCTAGAAGAAAAACGAGTCGTCACCCTAGATATTGGTTTGTTAGTAGCTGGAACCAAATATCGCGGTGAATTTGAAGAACGACTCAAGAAAATCATGGATGAAATTCGTCAAGCTGGAAATGTAATTCTAGTAATTGACGAAGTACATACATTAATTGGTGCTGGTGCAGCAGAAGGTGCAATTGATGCCGCCAATATTCTCAAACCAGCTTTAGCTAGAGGTGAGTTGCAGTGTATTGGCGCAACCACCCTGGATGAGTACCGCAAGCATATTGAGCGGGATGCTGCTCTAGAACGTCGATTCCAGCCTGTAATGGTAGGTGAACCAACAGTTGACGAAACTATTGAGATCCTGCACGGGTTGCGCGAACGTTATGAACAACACCACAAACTGAAGATTTCTGATCTCGCGCTAGAAGCAGCAGCGAAACTATCAGATCGTTATATTTCTGATCGTTACTTACCAGATAAGGCAATTGACTTAGTGGATGAAGCGGGTTCGCGGGTGCGTTTGATTAACTCTCAGCTACCTGCGGCAGCGAAGGAATTAGATAAGGAACTGCGTAAGGTTCTCAAAGAAAAAGACGAAGCTGTAAGGTCGCAAGACTTTGATCGGGCGGGCGAATTGCGCGATCGCGAAATGGAAATCAAAGCCGAAATCCGTTCCATCGCTCAAACTAAGAAGTCAGATCCCAAGAGTAGCGATGAGGCTTCACCAGTAGTCACAGAAGAAGATATTGCTCAAATTGTCGCTTCTTGGACTGGTGTACCTGTCAATAAGCTGACGGAATCTGAGTCTGAAAAACTGCTGCACATGGAAGACACCCTGCACCAGCGTTTGATCGGTCAAGAAGACGCGGTTAAGGCAGTCTCCCGTGCTATTCGCCGCGCTCGTGTTGGTCTGAAGAACCCCAACCGACCGATTGCTAGCTTCATCTTCTCTGGCCCTACTGGGGTTGGTAAGACAGAACTTGCTAAATCTCTCGCGTCTTACTTCTTCGGCTCAGAAGAAGCGATGATTCGCTTGGATATGTCCGAATACATGGAGCGCCATACAGTTTCTAAGCTGATTGGTTCGCCTCCAGGTTATGTCGGTTACAACGAAGGCGGTCAGCTAACCGAAGCAGTGCGCCGTCGTCCTTATACCGTGATCCTTTTCGATGAAATCGAAAAAGCTCACCCCGATGTATTCAATATGTTGCTGCAAATCTTAGAAGATGGGCGGTTAACTGACGCGAAGGGTCGCACGGTAGACTTCAAAAATACCTTGCTGATTATGACTTCTAATATCGGTTCTAAGGTGATTGAAAAAGGTGGCGGCGGTCTTGGTTTCGAGTTCAGCGAAAATAAAACTGAATCTCAATACAACCGAATTCGCTCTTTGGTCAACGAAGAACTCAAGAATTACTTCCGTCCAGAATTCCTCAATCGTCTTGATGAGATCATCGTCTTCCATCAACTAACGAGAGACGAGGTGAAGGAGATTGCCGACATCATGCTCAAAGAGTTGTTCAAACGCTTGAATGATCAGGGAATTTCTTTGGAAGTAACTGAACGGTTTAAAGATCGTTTAGTACAAGAAGGTTATAGCCCTGCTTATGGTGCTAGACCACTGCGTAGAGCAATTATGCGCTTGTTGGAAGATGTGCTGGCTGAGGAAATCCTCTCTGGTCGCATTAAAGACGGGAACGCAGCAGTTGTTGACGTTGGTGAAGATGGGAATGTGAAGGTGGAGTTAGGTCAGAAACGAGAAGTACTACCACTTCCCCAAGCTGTTGAGTAAGTTAATAGCGCAAAATTAGTAAGTAAAAAAGTAGAGAGATTTTCCTCTCTACTTTTTTTTACAAAAT
The sequence above is a segment of the Oculatellaceae cyanobacterium genome. Coding sequences within it:
- a CDS encoding DUF3143 domain-containing protein, with translation MTLPPANTPLYNHPLPDIEQWLRSQGCEQDRTELHCWRIEFQSWKAELFLDIEELTVRYLKAGEGGRDIQRSFKYSLTRKDIEQAVFAGP
- a CDS encoding isoprenyl transferase, translated to MTSKPIILKELPVDIDQNRLPQHVAVIMDGNGRWAKHRGLPRIMGHRRGVDALKDLLRCCRDWGIPALTAYAFSTENWGRPLEEVNFLMMLFERVLRRELEEMIQENVRIRFVGDLGALPSSLQAEIERSMEVTANNQGICFTVATNYGGRQEILQACQAIALQVQQGLLQPDAIDETVFAKHLYTANLSDPDLLIRTSGEMRISNFLLWQLAYAEFYITETLWPDFDRAEFHRALCAYQKRDRRFGKV
- the cdaA gene encoding diadenylate cyclase CdaA, translating into MPSGPGYDPAWTKSLLLHSVDLGLVLALTYLVLLIIGERRTLWMARGLIVLMLAAAVSKQLKLELLSFVLEKLVLGSALAIAVVFQSEFRRFLEQLGRGQILQLFQPVRRAIPKPDSVIDEMVDAVKELSQNRTGALMILETNSPIDERDFSVPGVKLNAELSRELLQTIFQTTTLLHDGAVFISGDRIVAAGVILPLSDRTASRQLGTRHRAAMGITERVGNCVCIVVSEETGSISLAERGILNRPLTSSKLKELLEAKFSPARDEKAVAPGLRSLGRKILVRGQTILRRVFRLPSSTSQQKK
- the lysA gene encoding diaminopimelate decarboxylase, producing the protein MVTTHTVEVQNSGLQYLPKNQANRSPNQELLPITAEVNNRDCLEIGGCDVTTLVQQFGSPLYILDETTLLTTCSQYNDALFRYYPGQSQILYASKAWNCLAVCAIAASVGLGIDVVSGGELYTAVQAGVSPKKIYFHGNNKSIAELELAIQSGCTIVVDNWLELQNLVAIANSNSSKPIKIMLRLTPGIECHTHEYIRTGHLDSKFGFDPNQIEQVFTFLSKNSALNCIGLHAHIGSQIFERQPHQDLAGVMVEWFDKAAKYGLQLSELNVGGGLGIRYTESDDPPSIEEWVKGVCEAVVKACEHQQIPLPKLLCEPGRSLIGTACVTAYTVGSTKVVPDIRTYVAVDGGMSDNPRPITYQSRYRAVIANKMSAEATETVTIAGKHCESGDILIKDAQLPKTEVGDILVVMGTGAYNYSMSSNYNRLPRPAAVLVNNGEANLILQRETNEDLIRHDRLPERLVSKQSIVNS
- the rimI gene encoding ribosomal protein S18-alanine N-acetyltransferase, coding for MSFLELKPLKAEQLPAVVELDQLCFGGHWTLDGYRRELESSTSHFLTVCLGSARVDCKSQSNYDLETSNNSQSAQLTAQQSNTLNSNSSGVATRNEAEIPSQLIGLGCFWSILEEAHITLLAVHPKYQNQGLGKLLFYGLLYLAHQQGLERATLEVRVSNQTALSLYKKFGFQEVGKRRRYYQDTGEDALILWRNHLASAEFNKILMEWQQEIKANLDTKGWNLLISDHRFQNNK
- a CDS encoding ATP-dependent Clp protease ATP-binding subunit, which gives rise to MFERFTEKAIKVIMLAQEEARRLGHNFVGTEQILLGLIGEGTGVAAKVLKSMGVNLKDARIEVEKIIGRGSGFVAVEIPFTPRAKRVLELSLEEARQLGHNYIGTEHLLLGLIREGEGVAARVLENLGVDLSKVRTQVIRMLGETAEVGAGASSQGRTKTPTLDEFGSNLTQMAADGKLDPVVGRSKEIERVIQILGRRTKNNPVLIGEPGVGKTAIAEGLAQRIANNDIPDILEEKRVVTLDIGLLVAGTKYRGEFEERLKKIMDEIRQAGNVILVIDEVHTLIGAGAAEGAIDAANILKPALARGELQCIGATTLDEYRKHIERDAALERRFQPVMVGEPTVDETIEILHGLRERYEQHHKLKISDLALEAAAKLSDRYISDRYLPDKAIDLVDEAGSRVRLINSQLPAAAKELDKELRKVLKEKDEAVRSQDFDRAGELRDREMEIKAEIRSIAQTKKSDPKSSDEASPVVTEEDIAQIVASWTGVPVNKLTESESEKLLHMEDTLHQRLIGQEDAVKAVSRAIRRARVGLKNPNRPIASFIFSGPTGVGKTELAKSLASYFFGSEEAMIRLDMSEYMERHTVSKLIGSPPGYVGYNEGGQLTEAVRRRPYTVILFDEIEKAHPDVFNMLLQILEDGRLTDAKGRTVDFKNTLLIMTSNIGSKVIEKGGGGLGFEFSENKTESQYNRIRSLVNEELKNYFRPEFLNRLDEIIVFHQLTRDEVKEIADIMLKELFKRLNDQGISLEVTERFKDRLVQEGYSPAYGARPLRRAIMRLLEDVLAEEILSGRIKDGNAAVVDVGEDGNVKVELGQKREVLPLPQAVE